The proteins below are encoded in one region of Alistipes indistinctus YIT 12060:
- a CDS encoding Maf family nucleotide pyrophosphatase, translating into MLLHKKLKSYRLILASHSPRRQQLLRDCGLAYLPADKYEVEECYPATLPAAEVPLYLSGLKSDAYPVPLGPHDILITADTVVILDDRIIGKPRDHADAVATLRSLSGRTHRVITGVTLRSRDKRRTFDSQTDVCFDALSDEQIDYYLETYRPYDKAGAYGIQEWIGYVAIRRIEGSFYNVMGLPVQKLYGELERFIEA; encoded by the coding sequence ATGCTGCTTCACAAAAAACTCAAATCCTACCGGCTGATCCTCGCGAGCCATTCGCCGCGCAGGCAGCAACTGCTCCGGGACTGCGGCCTCGCATACCTGCCCGCCGACAAATACGAAGTCGAAGAGTGCTACCCCGCAACGCTGCCCGCTGCCGAGGTGCCGCTCTATCTCTCCGGGCTCAAATCCGATGCCTACCCCGTTCCGCTCGGACCGCACGACATCCTGATCACCGCCGATACGGTCGTGATCCTCGATGACCGTATCATCGGCAAACCCAGGGACCACGCCGACGCCGTCGCCACGCTCAGGAGCCTCAGCGGACGGACGCACCGGGTCATTACCGGCGTCACGCTGCGCAGCCGCGACAAACGCCGGACATTCGACTCGCAGACCGACGTCTGTTTCGACGCACTCAGTGACGAACAGATCGACTACTACCTGGAGACCTACCGCCCGTATGACAAAGCGGGAGCCTACGGCATTCAGGAGTGGATCGGCTATGTGGCGATCCGGCGCATAGAAGGCTCCTTTTACAATGTAATGGGACTGCCGGTCCAGAAGCTGTACGGGGAACTGGAACGTTTTATCGAAGCCTGA